A genomic region of Kitasatospora cathayae contains the following coding sequences:
- a CDS encoding DUF6895 family protein → MADTWRTVEQGAVSWLAAHRTRFDPDAADEGRVLFVRKALVEVALLVGLRARAESGSFDDADYQTLFDQVTAVAARASYRELVARDERALLLYAGTYASQRLCGRPDREFERLIGQAVSGRYAACFERVPFRQLDLLHTLELAGIDHGIPEANAVLPFSLLCADPSVLKLSDGDVYAITHTVFYATDFGRRTPRWPTGFDLPQAVELLEALSLLCRRKENADLVAELLCCLLCLGIRDSPETERAWAFLADVQEPSGRVAGPDGVLPPELENGDPEYRGWATGYHTTIVAALAGHLARDAAVIRRPRPSPPRSAGRGRLEAAIRRAIAWLTDDAPEAPFDDAVPAAGAASRAARSVGEPQLAARTLTRLAQRADGALAQPVAWGQQGVDAVAECARGLSACGLACDSLDRFLTDTAGTLTGLTAVPTTAAGGVRLLQDLGRLTAQQADSLLASTDPASLLAENRSPAITAVALAQYADGRPLRLGGDASVWRSVAERFAAALPAACRSYRLEEVAALLQGLGVVGWADHRITRDGVDFLLCQQHPTGAFGYPARDDHRERATAQRGWTRSCVVALSCLYDLYDE, encoded by the coding sequence GTGGCTGACACGTGGCGCACGGTGGAACAGGGAGCGGTCTCCTGGCTGGCCGCACACCGCACCCGTTTCGACCCCGACGCCGCCGATGAGGGGCGTGTGCTGTTCGTCCGCAAGGCGCTCGTCGAGGTCGCGTTGCTGGTCGGACTGCGCGCCCGGGCGGAGTCCGGATCCTTCGACGACGCCGACTATCAGACGCTGTTCGACCAGGTCACCGCAGTGGCGGCTCGGGCTTCGTACCGCGAGCTCGTCGCACGCGACGAGCGGGCCCTGCTCTTGTACGCGGGCACCTATGCGTCACAGCGGTTGTGCGGGCGGCCCGACCGCGAATTCGAGCGCCTCATCGGCCAAGCGGTCTCCGGGCGCTACGCCGCCTGTTTCGAGCGTGTTCCCTTTCGGCAGCTGGATCTGCTGCACACGCTGGAGTTGGCCGGAATCGATCACGGAATTCCGGAGGCCAACGCTGTCCTGCCTTTCTCCCTGCTCTGCGCGGATCCGTCCGTGCTGAAGCTGAGCGACGGCGATGTCTACGCGATCACGCACACCGTGTTCTACGCCACCGATTTCGGTCGGCGCACCCCCCGGTGGCCCACCGGATTCGATCTGCCGCAGGCCGTGGAGCTACTGGAGGCACTCAGCCTTCTGTGCCGCCGGAAGGAGAACGCCGACCTGGTCGCCGAATTGCTCTGCTGCCTGCTGTGCCTGGGGATCCGGGACTCACCCGAGACGGAACGGGCATGGGCGTTTCTCGCCGACGTACAGGAACCCAGCGGGCGGGTCGCCGGGCCGGACGGCGTCCTCCCGCCGGAACTCGAGAACGGCGATCCGGAATACCGCGGCTGGGCCACCGGCTACCACACCACGATCGTCGCGGCGCTGGCCGGCCACCTCGCCCGCGACGCAGCCGTGATCCGGCGGCCGCGCCCCTCACCTCCCCGGTCCGCCGGCAGGGGACGACTTGAAGCCGCGATCCGGCGCGCCATCGCCTGGCTGACCGATGACGCTCCCGAGGCGCCCTTCGACGACGCGGTTCCGGCAGCCGGCGCGGCCTCGCGCGCCGCACGCTCCGTGGGGGAGCCGCAACTCGCCGCCCGGACTCTCACACGTCTCGCGCAACGTGCCGACGGCGCCCTCGCCCAGCCGGTGGCCTGGGGGCAGCAGGGCGTCGACGCGGTCGCCGAGTGCGCGCGAGGACTGTCGGCCTGCGGACTGGCCTGCGACTCCCTCGACCGGTTCCTGACGGACACGGCGGGAACACTCACCGGACTCACCGCCGTTCCCACGACCGCCGCCGGCGGAGTCAGGCTGCTTCAGGACCTGGGTCGGCTCACCGCGCAGCAGGCGGACTCCCTCCTCGCCTCCACCGACCCGGCGAGCCTGCTGGCCGAGAACCGTTCGCCCGCGATCACCGCCGTGGCCTTGGCACAGTACGCCGACGGCCGACCGCTTCGCCTCGGCGGCGACGCCTCCGTCTGGCGTTCCGTCGCGGAGCGGTTCGCGGCCGCGCTGCCGGCCGCCTGCCGGAGTTACCGACTCGAAGAGGTCGCCGCGCTCCTTCAAGGGCTGGGGGTGGTCGGCTGGGCCGATCACCGGATCACCCGCGACGGGGTCGACTTCCTGCTCTGCCAGCAGCACCCCACCGGCGCCTTCGGCTACCCGGCGCGCGACGACCACCGGGAGCGGGCGACGGCACAACGCGGCTGGACCCGCAGTTGCGTCGTCGCCCTTTCATGCCTGTACGACCTGTACGACGAGTGA
- a CDS encoding IPT/TIG domain-containing protein, translated as MNATVHATPSAPNLTLPWPLPPVLFADIPNAGPAAGGNTVTLTGLGLNAATQVLFGSSPATVVAGDVLGFSLVVVAPPGSGTVGVTVTTPNGTSNAVAYTYLVASPPPVPNPTAITPVSGPVAGGTAFIITGTGLAGASVTFGGTPATVLASTANVIAGLIPAHAAGNVPVVVTTAGGSASVPGGFTYLAPAPPVVTVPITPVVSIPAGGGVFTIVGTGLTGATVTFGATPATLTTDTDVLITGIIPAGTPGTTVNVTVTTPGGTAFAGTMTYTA; from the coding sequence GTGAACGCAACCGTGCACGCGACGCCGTCGGCGCCGAACCTCACGCTGCCCTGGCCGCTGCCGCCCGTGCTGTTCGCGGACATCCCCAACGCGGGGCCCGCGGCCGGCGGCAACACCGTCACCCTCACCGGTCTGGGCCTCAACGCCGCCACGCAGGTTCTCTTCGGATCGTCTCCGGCCACCGTCGTGGCCGGAGACGTCCTCGGCTTCAGTCTCGTCGTCGTGGCCCCGCCTGGAAGCGGCACGGTGGGGGTGACCGTCACCACCCCGAACGGCACCAGCAACGCCGTGGCCTACACGTACCTGGTGGCCTCGCCGCCGCCCGTGCCCAACCCCACGGCCATCACGCCCGTCTCCGGCCCGGTCGCCGGCGGTACCGCATTCATCATCACCGGTACCGGGCTCGCCGGGGCGAGCGTGACCTTCGGCGGCACCCCGGCCACCGTACTGGCCAGCACCGCGAACGTGATCGCGGGTCTGATCCCCGCGCACGCCGCGGGCAACGTCCCCGTGGTGGTGACCACCGCCGGTGGATCGGCGAGTGTTCCGGGCGGCTTCACCTACCTCGCGCCCGCGCCGCCGGTCGTGACCGTGCCCATCACCCCGGTGGTCAGTATCCCGGCGGGTGGTGGCGTGTTCACCATCGTGGGGACCGGTCTCACGGGTGCGACCGTGACCTTCGGCGCGACCCCGGCGACGCTGACCACCGACACCGACGTCCTCATCACCGGCATCATCCCGGCCGGTACCCCGGGTACCACCGTCAACGTCACCGTGACCACCCCGGGTGGTACGGCGTTCGCCGGAACCATGACCTACACCGCCTGA